In Modestobacter versicolor, a single genomic region encodes these proteins:
- a CDS encoding MarR family winged helix-turn-helix transcriptional regulator, with protein MSTDELDLVDVLDRFVRLETVLWNALDARLVDASDVTLGRLQTLRVIQRTPDCRVHDVVQQLAITVGGASKAVDRIEAAGLCRRRAHPTDRRSSILEVTPAGERLIADGTALLRAELTRRMGAVLPDGTLREFAAVVDRLLAAHDDIEAGG; from the coding sequence GTGAGCACGGACGAGCTGGACCTGGTCGACGTCCTGGACAGGTTCGTCCGGCTGGAGACCGTGCTGTGGAACGCCCTCGACGCCCGGCTGGTCGATGCCTCGGACGTGACGCTCGGCCGGCTGCAGACGCTGCGCGTGATCCAGCGGACGCCGGACTGCCGGGTGCACGACGTGGTGCAGCAGCTGGCCATCACGGTGGGCGGCGCGAGCAAGGCGGTCGACCGGATCGAGGCCGCGGGCCTGTGTCGCCGCCGGGCGCACCCCACCGACCGGCGGTCCTCGATCCTGGAGGTGACGCCGGCCGGTGAGCGGCTGATCGCCGACGGCACCGCGCTGCTGCGGGCCGAGCTCACCCGGCGGATGGGAGCCGTGCTGCCCGACGGGACGCTGCGGGAGTTCGCCGCCGTCGTCGACCGGCTGCTGGCCGCACACGACGACATCGAGGCAGGCGGCTGA
- a CDS encoding SDR family oxidoreductase, which yields MSAAPTVGTTGSTGHLGSRVARRLAAAGVPQRLLVRDPARAPQLPGSTVAVAPYDDAAAVRTALDGLSTVLMVSAAEHPDRVGQHRTFIDAAADAGVEHLVYVSFLGAAPDATFTLARDHWATEQHVRARGLRATFLRDSLYADFFPYLTGEDGVIRGPAGEGRVAAVAQDDIADAAAAVLLDPAAHAGATYDLTGPEALTLGEVAETITAVTGRPVRYVPETVEEAYASRASYGAPDWQVDAWVSTYTAIAAGELATVSGAVEALTGHPARGLAEVLRAG from the coding sequence ATGAGCGCAGCCCCCACCGTCGGCACCACCGGTTCCACCGGCCACCTCGGGAGCCGGGTCGCCCGGCGGCTGGCCGCGGCGGGCGTCCCGCAGCGGCTGCTGGTGCGCGACCCCGCGCGGGCTCCGCAGCTGCCCGGCAGCACGGTGGCCGTCGCGCCCTACGACGACGCGGCAGCGGTGCGGACGGCGCTGGACGGGTTGTCGACCGTGCTGATGGTGTCGGCGGCCGAGCACCCCGACCGGGTCGGCCAGCACCGCACGTTCATCGACGCGGCCGCGGACGCCGGGGTCGAGCACCTGGTCTACGTCTCGTTCCTCGGCGCCGCGCCCGACGCGACGTTCACCCTCGCCCGCGACCACTGGGCCACCGAGCAGCACGTCCGGGCCCGGGGGCTGCGCGCGACGTTCCTGCGCGACTCGCTCTACGCCGACTTCTTCCCGTACCTCACCGGCGAGGACGGCGTGATCCGCGGACCGGCGGGCGAGGGCCGGGTGGCCGCCGTGGCCCAGGACGACATCGCCGACGCGGCGGCGGCGGTGCTGCTGGACCCGGCAGCGCACGCCGGCGCCACCTACGACCTGACCGGCCCGGAGGCGCTCACGCTGGGCGAGGTGGCGGAGACGATCACCGCCGTCACCGGACGCCCGGTGCGCTACGTCCCCGAGACCGTCGAGGAGGCGTACGCGTCCCGCGCCTCCTACGGCGCCCCGGACTGGCAGGTGGACGCCTGGGTGTCCACCTACACCGCCATCGCGGCCGGCGAGCTGGCCACCGTGTCGGGCGCAGTCGAGGCGCTGACCGGTCACCCCGCGCGCGGCCTCGCCGAGGTGCTGCGCGCCGGGTGA
- a CDS encoding ABC transporter ATP-binding protein produces the protein MTRSTAERAPAPVAADAAPRPQLQVSGVNKTYQARRGEVHALSDVNLTIGRGEFISLVGRSGCGKTTLLRILAGLLPPTSGVVEADGESIWRNGKRNDEAFKQFGLVFQDANLFPWYTVAENVSLPLKLRGMGKKARLARAGELCELVGLPGFENAYPRELSGGMRQRAAIARALSYDPTILLMDEPFGALDALTRDKMNLELQNIHAQAGATVVFVTHSIPEAVFLADRVVLLTPRPGRIRSVTPVSLARPRSLVTETSQEFQDVVRVLRSELDEED, from the coding sequence ATGACCCGCAGCACGGCAGAACGAGCGCCCGCCCCGGTGGCGGCCGATGCCGCCCCCCGCCCGCAGCTCCAGGTGAGCGGGGTGAACAAGACCTACCAGGCCCGCCGGGGTGAGGTGCACGCCCTCAGCGACGTGAACCTGACCATCGGGCGGGGGGAGTTCATCTCCCTGGTCGGCCGGTCGGGGTGTGGGAAGACGACGTTGCTGCGGATCCTGGCCGGGCTGCTGCCGCCCACCTCGGGGGTGGTGGAGGCCGACGGGGAGAGCATCTGGCGCAACGGCAAGCGCAACGACGAGGCGTTCAAGCAGTTCGGGTTGGTGTTCCAGGACGCCAACCTGTTCCCCTGGTACACCGTGGCGGAGAACGTGTCGCTGCCGCTGAAGCTGCGCGGGATGGGCAAGAAGGCCCGCCTGGCGCGGGCGGGGGAGCTGTGCGAGCTGGTCGGGCTGCCCGGCTTCGAGAACGCCTACCCCCGGGAGCTGTCCGGTGGGATGCGGCAGCGGGCGGCGATCGCCCGCGCGCTGTCCTACGACCCGACCATCCTGCTGATGGACGAGCCCTTCGGCGCCCTGGACGCCCTCACCCGGGACAAGATGAACCTGGAGCTGCAGAACATCCACGCCCAGGCCGGGGCCACCGTGGTGTTCGTGACCCACTCCATCCCCGAGGCGGTGTTCCTGGCCGACCGGGTCGTGCTGCTCACCCCCCGACCGGGCCGGATCCGGTCGGTCACCCCCGTCTCGCTGGCCCGCCCCCGCTCGCTGGTCACCGAGACCAGCCAGGAGTTCCAAGACGTCGTCCGGGTGCTGCGCAGCGAGCTGGACGAGGAGGACTGA
- a CDS encoding ABC transporter permease → MTTTSNHPISEDATPASATDGGARRSGLFGDRERLMKVLPWISSPILLLLLLGSWQFAVSVVGVSEFILPAPSAVWDSLVTLLSGSAVYHDIWITLTEVLIGFAVALIAGVAIGAVLGRVVWLERAVQPAMVAFQVVPKVAFIPIFVIWFGFGTTSKIIMAAILAFFPIMLNVMLGVRSVDRGHRDVMRGLGATRWATFRNLELPSTLPYVFAGAEVAIVFAVIGAIVGEYLGGSEGLGHLVVSSLNALDAPQLFAVIILLALMGSLLYLAVTTTKRLVIPWHDSVAGQQ, encoded by the coding sequence ATGACCACCACCAGCAACCACCCGATCAGCGAAGACGCCACCCCCGCCAGCGCCACCGATGGTGGCGCGCGCAGGTCGGGGTTGTTCGGGGACCGGGAACGGCTGATGAAGGTGCTGCCCTGGATCTCCAGCCCCATCCTGCTGCTCCTACTGCTGGGCAGCTGGCAGTTCGCCGTCTCGGTGGTCGGGGTCTCGGAGTTCATCCTCCCCGCCCCCTCTGCCGTCTGGGACTCCCTGGTCACCCTGCTGTCCGGGTCGGCGGTCTACCACGACATCTGGATCACCCTCACCGAGGTCCTCATCGGCTTCGCCGTGGCACTCATCGCCGGGGTCGCGATCGGCGCGGTGCTGGGCCGGGTCGTCTGGCTCGAGCGCGCCGTGCAGCCGGCGATGGTCGCCTTCCAGGTCGTGCCCAAGGTCGCGTTCATCCCGATCTTCGTGATCTGGTTCGGCTTCGGCACCACCTCCAAGATCATCATGGCGGCGATCCTGGCGTTCTTCCCGATCATGCTCAACGTGATGCTCGGGGTCCGCTCGGTCGACCGCGGTCACCGCGACGTCATGCGCGGGCTGGGTGCGACCCGCTGGGCCACCTTCCGCAACCTGGAACTGCCCTCCACGCTGCCCTACGTGTTCGCCGGCGCCGAGGTCGCCATCGTCTTCGCCGTCATCGGCGCCATCGTCGGGGAGTACCTCGGTGGCAGCGAAGGCCTCGGCCACCTCGTCGTCTCCAGCCTCAACGCACTCGATGCACCCCAGCTGTTCGCCGTGATCATCCTGCTCGCCCTGATGGGCTCCCTGCTGTATCTCGCCGTCACCACCACCAAACGCCTGGTCATCCCCTGGCACGACTCCGTCGCAGGACAGCAGTGA
- a CDS encoding FAD-dependent oxidoreductase, translating into MTAVRPGAATLVEPSREIPVHGEFDVVVIGGGPAGLMAATAAARQGRSTLLVERYGFLGGAGTAGGLSTFCGLHAKVHGEHVQVVHGLADELLERLAKLDGLSAPHLTINDGILAQAFDISSYKLAADELVTGAGAGLLFHAMAVAVVMTDEATIDAVVIESKSGRAAVRGRVFIDASGDADVAAWAGVPFETSPHLLFPSMMFRINGVDVAAAGERPWRTVERLMDEAEQAGTHRFPRKKPIVRPQRNPLEWRANLTQLSNADGSAIDGTDVEQLTRGELQGRQQVFDAFAFIRDRTPGFGSSYIVDIAPQVGIRETRRVVGDHVLTEDDVLDCVDFPDTIGVNGWPVEAHVAGTVEFRWQRGEDSRGFNQLPYRMLLPQRVDNLLVVGRCASMTQMGQSSARVTGPCFAMGQAAGTAAALALDDGSTLRGVDVGRLQQRLRGDGAFLGDEPA; encoded by the coding sequence GTGACGGCGGTCCGCCCGGGCGCTGCGACGCTCGTCGAACCCAGCCGGGAGATCCCGGTCCACGGCGAGTTCGACGTCGTGGTCATCGGCGGCGGCCCGGCCGGGCTGATGGCGGCCACCGCGGCCGCCCGGCAGGGCCGCTCGACGCTGCTGGTGGAGCGCTACGGCTTCCTCGGGGGCGCCGGCACCGCCGGCGGGCTGAGCACCTTCTGCGGGCTGCACGCCAAGGTGCACGGCGAGCACGTCCAGGTGGTGCACGGGCTGGCCGACGAGCTGCTCGAGCGGCTGGCCAAGCTCGACGGGCTCTCGGCCCCGCACCTGACGATCAACGACGGCATCCTGGCCCAGGCCTTCGACATCTCCAGCTACAAGCTGGCCGCCGACGAGCTGGTCACCGGTGCCGGGGCCGGGCTGCTCTTCCACGCCATGGCCGTGGCGGTGGTGATGACCGACGAGGCCACCATCGACGCGGTGGTCATCGAGTCCAAGTCCGGCCGGGCCGCCGTCCGCGGTCGGGTGTTCATCGACGCCTCCGGGGACGCCGACGTCGCCGCCTGGGCCGGCGTCCCGTTCGAGACCTCGCCGCACCTGCTCTTCCCGTCGATGATGTTCCGGATCAACGGGGTCGACGTGGCAGCGGCGGGAGAGCGGCCCTGGCGCACCGTCGAGCGGCTGATGGACGAGGCCGAGCAGGCCGGCACCCACCGCTTCCCGCGGAAGAAGCCGATCGTCCGGCCGCAGCGCAACCCGCTGGAGTGGCGGGCCAACCTGACCCAGCTGAGCAACGCCGACGGCAGCGCGATCGACGGCACCGACGTCGAGCAGCTGACCCGCGGCGAGCTGCAGGGCCGCCAGCAGGTGTTCGACGCCTTCGCCTTCATCCGCGACCGCACCCCGGGCTTCGGCAGCTCCTACATCGTCGACATCGCCCCGCAGGTCGGCATCCGGGAGACCCGCCGGGTGGTCGGCGACCACGTGCTCACCGAGGACGACGTGCTGGACTGCGTGGACTTCCCCGACACCATCGGGGTCAACGGCTGGCCGGTCGAGGCGCACGTCGCCGGCACCGTCGAGTTCCGCTGGCAGCGCGGGGAGGACTCCCGCGGGTTCAACCAGCTGCCCTACCGGATGCTGCTGCCGCAGCGCGTGGACAACCTGCTCGTCGTCGGCCGGTGCGCCTCGATGACGCAGATGGGCCAGTCCTCGGCGCGGGTCACCGGCCCGTGCTTCGCCATGGGCCAGGCCGCCGGTACCGCGGCCGCCCTCGCGCTGGACGACGGCAGCACGCTGCGCGGTGTCGACGTGGGCCGGCTCCAGCAGCGGCTGCGCGGCGACGGCGCCTTCCTCGGGGACGAGCCGGCGTGA
- a CDS encoding dihydroxy-acid dehydratase — translation MRELRSNFEPGTTRWAMRRAQWTALGIPEADMEKPKIAIVNSSSGLASCFSHLDGIVGPLKEAVRAAGGVPFEVRTAAPSDAITSAGRAGQYILPTRDLVASDIEVAVEGALLDGMVTLASCDKTTPAQLMAAARLDIPTIVVGCGYQPSGLFRGEHVDFEDVFLYAGHVATGKMTVEDLAEMASNAVTGPGVCAGMGTANSMHIATEALGMALPGSTPVLANSPRMWDAVRAAGARIVEMVDEDLRPRTVLTPGAFRNAVAAVLAVSGSVNCVKHLQAVAVEAGCDVDVIALFEELAGQVPLLSAVKPNGDRQIDEFEAAGGAQALLHQLRPFLDLDQLTVSGATQREVLGGVTVADPDVIRPVGDPLARHPGVMVVRGSLAPDGALVKRTVADDGIKQFSGPARVFRSREEGLAAIRGGEVRAGQVLVLSGLGLRGAPGMGFTSAFIFALDGAGLGDEVVVVTDGQMSGLVNKGLVVAEVAPEAALGGPLALVEDGDVISVDVEARTVDLDVDPAVLEERRGRLAPPETPSGCGWLSVYARSVQPVSRGATLGA, via the coding sequence GTGAGGGAGCTGCGGAGCAACTTCGAGCCCGGCACCACCCGCTGGGCGATGCGGCGGGCGCAGTGGACGGCGCTGGGCATCCCCGAGGCGGACATGGAGAAGCCCAAGATCGCCATCGTCAACAGCTCGTCGGGGCTGGCCAGCTGCTTCAGCCACCTCGACGGCATCGTCGGCCCGTTGAAGGAGGCCGTCCGGGCGGCCGGCGGGGTGCCCTTCGAGGTGCGGACGGCGGCGCCCAGCGACGCGATCACCAGCGCCGGCCGGGCCGGGCAGTACATCCTGCCCACCCGCGACCTGGTGGCCAGCGACATCGAGGTGGCCGTCGAGGGGGCGCTGCTGGACGGCATGGTCACCCTCGCCTCCTGCGACAAGACCACCCCCGCCCAGCTGATGGCCGCCGCCCGGCTGGACATCCCGACGATCGTGGTCGGCTGCGGCTACCAGCCCTCGGGGCTGTTCCGCGGTGAGCACGTCGACTTCGAGGACGTCTTCCTCTACGCCGGGCACGTGGCCACCGGGAAGATGACGGTCGAGGACCTCGCCGAGATGGCGAGCAACGCCGTCACGGGCCCGGGCGTCTGCGCCGGGATGGGCACCGCCAACTCCATGCACATCGCCACCGAGGCGCTGGGCATGGCGCTGCCGGGCAGCACCCCGGTGCTCGCGAACAGCCCGCGGATGTGGGACGCGGTGCGGGCAGCCGGTGCCCGGATCGTCGAGATGGTCGACGAGGACCTGCGCCCGCGCACCGTGCTCACCCCGGGTGCCTTCCGCAACGCGGTCGCCGCTGTGCTCGCCGTCAGCGGCTCGGTCAACTGCGTGAAGCACCTGCAGGCGGTGGCCGTCGAGGCCGGCTGCGACGTCGACGTGATCGCGCTGTTCGAGGAGCTCGCCGGGCAGGTGCCGCTGCTGTCGGCGGTCAAGCCCAACGGCGACCGGCAGATCGACGAGTTCGAGGCCGCGGGCGGGGCGCAGGCGCTGCTGCACCAGCTGCGGCCCTTCCTGGACCTGGACCAGCTGACCGTGTCCGGCGCGACGCAGCGGGAGGTGCTCGGCGGGGTCACCGTCGCCGACCCCGACGTCATCCGCCCGGTCGGGGACCCGCTGGCCCGCCACCCCGGGGTGATGGTCGTCCGCGGGTCGCTCGCCCCGGACGGCGCGCTGGTCAAGCGCACCGTCGCCGACGACGGCATCAAGCAGTTCAGCGGCCCGGCCCGGGTGTTCCGCTCCCGCGAGGAGGGGCTCGCCGCGATCCGCGGCGGCGAGGTGCGGGCCGGCCAGGTGCTGGTGCTCAGCGGGCTGGGCCTGCGCGGCGCCCCGGGGATGGGCTTCACCTCGGCGTTCATCTTCGCCCTGGACGGCGCCGGCCTCGGCGACGAGGTGGTGGTGGTGACCGACGGGCAGATGTCCGGCCTGGTCAACAAGGGCCTGGTGGTGGCCGAGGTCGCGCCGGAAGCGGCGCTCGGCGGCCCGCTGGCGCTGGTCGAGGACGGCGACGTCATCAGCGTCGACGTCGAGGCCCGCACGGTCGACCTGGACGTCGACCCGGCCGTGCTCGAGGAACGGCGGGGCCGCCTGGCGCCGCCGGAGACGCCCAGCGGCTGCGGCTGGCTGTCGGTGTACGCCCGGTCGGTCCAGCCGGTGTCCCGCGGCGCCACGCTCGGCGCCTGA
- a CDS encoding IclR family transcriptional regulator domain-containing protein: MTDTEQDESLERGDHYAKTFARGLETIRAFSPEEPELSVSDVARKTGMPRAAARRFLLTLLDLGYVGVTAERRFFLRPAVLELGFTYLSTLTLPQLARPRLVELTAELGETTSLGVRDGDDIVYVAHVPVRRTFSAGITVGTRGPAYLSSHGRVLLGALPPAELEAYLQRVRLERRTTHTVPDREALRQRIEEGRAQGWVAVDEELEDGVTSLAVPVHGPDGDVVASLNLASHSNRESVGARRPQTIAALQRTAAALTRELRLLGGTTDTRNRL; encoded by the coding sequence GTGACTGACACGGAGCAGGACGAGTCCCTGGAGCGGGGCGACCACTACGCCAAGACCTTCGCCCGGGGCCTGGAGACGATCCGGGCGTTCAGCCCCGAGGAGCCCGAGCTCTCGGTGAGCGACGTCGCCCGCAAGACCGGCATGCCGCGGGCCGCCGCCCGCCGCTTCCTGCTCACCCTGCTCGACCTCGGCTACGTCGGGGTCACCGCCGAGCGCCGGTTCTTCCTGCGCCCCGCCGTGCTCGAGCTGGGCTTCACCTACCTGTCGACGCTGACGCTGCCGCAGCTGGCCCGGCCGCGGCTGGTCGAGCTGACCGCCGAGCTGGGGGAGACCACCAGCCTCGGCGTCCGGGACGGCGACGACATCGTCTACGTCGCCCACGTCCCGGTGCGCCGCACGTTCAGCGCCGGCATCACGGTCGGCACCCGGGGCCCGGCGTACCTCAGCTCCCACGGACGGGTGCTCCTCGGCGCGCTGCCGCCGGCCGAGCTCGAGGCCTACCTGCAGCGGGTCCGGCTGGAGCGGCGCACCACGCACACCGTGCCCGACCGCGAGGCGCTGCGGCAGCGCATCGAGGAGGGCCGCGCCCAGGGCTGGGTCGCCGTCGACGAGGAGCTGGAGGACGGCGTCACCTCCCTCGCGGTGCCGGTGCACGGACCGGACGGCGACGTCGTCGCCTCGCTCAACCTCGCGAGCCACAGCAACCGCGAGTCCGTCGGCGCCCGGCGGCCGCAGACCATCGCCGCCCTCCAGCGGACCGCGGCCGCGCTCACCCGGGAGCTGCGGCTGCTGGGCGGGACCACCGACACCCGCAACCGGCTCTGA
- a CDS encoding pyridoxal phosphate-dependent aminotransferase: MTSVPHLASRLQGFGTTVFAEMSALAVATGSINLGQGFPDQPGPAEVLDVARAAIGTAHDQYPPGPGQPDLRAAIAEHHRRFTGLGYDPADEVLVTAGATEALTAALIALLEPGDEVVLFEPMYDSYAAAVAMAGGVLRPVPLRPPPAAAGEVTTGAWTFDEAELRAAVTPRARLLLLNTPHNPTGKVFTRPELAVLADVAERGDLLVLTDEVYEHLVFTGSEHVSPATLPGMRDRTLVVGSGGKTFNTTGWKIGWVCGPAPLVSAVRTAKQFLTYVNGGPFQPAIAAGLRLPDDFFRRVAHDLEQHRDLLVTGLAEAGLPVISPQATYFATVDVRPLQPDGDGWAFCRSLPERAGVVAVPTEVFYAADHAPLGRHLVRFAFCKHEEVLGEAVARLRRMR, translated from the coding sequence GTGACCTCCGTGCCGCACCTCGCGTCCCGGCTGCAGGGCTTCGGGACGACGGTCTTCGCCGAGATGAGCGCGCTGGCGGTGGCCACCGGCTCGATCAACCTGGGCCAGGGCTTCCCCGACCAGCCCGGCCCGGCCGAGGTGCTCGACGTGGCCCGCGCGGCGATCGGCACCGCGCACGACCAGTACCCGCCCGGCCCCGGCCAGCCCGACCTGCGCGCGGCGATCGCCGAGCACCACCGGCGGTTCACCGGGCTGGGCTACGACCCGGCCGACGAGGTGCTGGTGACCGCCGGGGCGACCGAGGCGCTCACCGCCGCGCTGATCGCGCTGCTGGAGCCCGGCGACGAGGTCGTGCTGTTCGAGCCGATGTACGACAGCTACGCCGCCGCGGTCGCGATGGCCGGCGGCGTGCTGCGCCCGGTGCCGCTGCGGCCCCCGCCGGCCGCCGCCGGGGAGGTCACCACCGGGGCGTGGACCTTCGACGAGGCCGAGCTGCGCGCCGCGGTCACCCCGCGGGCCCGGCTGCTGCTGCTCAACACCCCGCACAACCCGACCGGCAAGGTCTTCACCCGCCCCGAGCTCGCCGTGCTGGCCGACGTCGCCGAGCGCGGCGACCTGCTCGTGCTCACCGACGAGGTCTACGAGCACCTGGTCTTCACCGGCAGCGAGCACGTCTCCCCGGCCACCCTGCCGGGCATGCGCGACCGGACGCTGGTGGTCGGCAGCGGCGGCAAGACCTTCAACACCACCGGCTGGAAGATCGGCTGGGTCTGCGGACCGGCGCCGCTGGTCTCCGCCGTCCGCACCGCCAAGCAGTTCCTCACCTACGTCAACGGCGGGCCCTTCCAGCCGGCGATCGCCGCCGGGCTGCGGCTGCCCGACGACTTCTTCCGGCGGGTGGCGCACGACCTCGAGCAGCACCGCGACCTGCTGGTCACCGGGCTGGCCGAGGCCGGGCTGCCGGTGATCAGCCCGCAGGCCACCTACTTCGCCACCGTCGACGTCCGGCCGCTCCAGCCCGACGGCGACGGCTGGGCGTTCTGCCGGTCGCTGCCCGAGCGGGCGGGGGTGGTCGCCGTCCCGACCGAGGTGTTCTACGCCGCCGACCACGCCCCGCTCGGCCGGCACCTGGTGCGGTTCGCGTTCTGCAAGCACGAGGAGGTCCTCGGCGAGGCCGTGGCCCGGTTGAGGAGGATGCGATGA
- a CDS encoding nitrilase-related carbon-nitrogen hydrolase gives MRIAAVQHDIVWEDRAANFDRLAPQVARAVGAGAELVLLSETFSTGFSMTPGIGEPEGGPSSQFLGAQAAEHGVWVAGTCPETDAGGELPYNSFVLAGPDGSTHRYRKLHPFAAERDRFRSGEGPVTVQVGDLRVTPFICYDLRFADVFWQTGPGTDVFLVPANWPSARRHHWTTLLQARAIENQAYVVGCNRVGVAGDGTEHAGDSRVISPMGELLATASGVETIVLADVDPAEVAATRDRFRFLADRRG, from the coding sequence ATGAGGATCGCCGCGGTCCAGCACGACATCGTCTGGGAGGACCGGGCGGCGAACTTCGACCGGCTCGCCCCGCAGGTGGCCCGGGCGGTCGGCGCCGGTGCCGAGCTGGTGCTGCTCAGCGAGACCTTCTCCACCGGCTTCTCGATGACCCCGGGGATCGGTGAGCCCGAGGGCGGCCCGTCGTCGCAGTTCCTGGGCGCGCAGGCCGCCGAGCACGGGGTGTGGGTGGCCGGCACCTGCCCGGAGACCGACGCCGGCGGGGAGCTGCCCTACAACTCCTTCGTGCTGGCCGGCCCCGACGGCAGCACGCACCGCTACCGCAAGCTGCACCCCTTCGCCGCCGAGCGCGACCGGTTCCGCTCCGGCGAGGGCCCGGTGACCGTGCAGGTCGGCGACCTGCGGGTCACCCCGTTCATCTGCTACGACCTGCGCTTCGCCGACGTGTTCTGGCAGACCGGGCCGGGCACCGACGTCTTCCTGGTGCCGGCGAACTGGCCCAGCGCCCGGCGGCACCACTGGACGACGCTGCTGCAGGCCCGCGCGATCGAGAACCAGGCCTACGTCGTGGGCTGCAACCGGGTGGGCGTCGCGGGCGACGGCACCGAGCACGCCGGGGACAGCCGGGTCATCAGCCCGATGGGCGAGCTGCTGGCCACCGCGTCGGGGGTGGAGACGATCGTCCTGGCCGACGTCGACCCGGCCGAGGTGGCCGCCACCCGCGACCGGTTCCGGTTCCTCGCCGACCGCCGCGGCTGA
- the fahA gene encoding fumarylacetoacetase — MSWLDLPSGTPFGPANLPLGVFSPAGDDRRRTGVAIGDLVLDLAAATGDPVHATGTLNAFLARGPRAWAELRAQLTGWVTDPAHRGAVEPHLHPRDGVALHLPVEVADYVDFYSSRHHAENLGRILRPGTPPLSPNWRHLPIGYHGRAGSVAVSGTAVVRPHGQSQTRDEPPVFGPTQRLDLEAEVGFVVGAGSAPGTPVPVSAFPDHVFGVCLVNDWSARDLQAWEYQPLGPFLSKSFLTSVSPWVVPLAALAAARVPAPERDPEPLPYLRDDDHPWGLDLALEVRVNGHLVSCPPFGCTYWTGAQQLAHLTVNGAALRTGDLYASGTVSGPAPDQWGSLVELSWGGRQPLPLPDGTARTFLEDGDVVTITATAPGTDGSRIGLGEVTGRVEPARC, encoded by the coding sequence GTGAGCTGGCTCGACCTGCCGTCGGGCACCCCGTTCGGCCCGGCGAACCTGCCCCTCGGCGTCTTCTCCCCGGCCGGCGACGACCGGCGGCGGACCGGCGTCGCCATCGGTGACCTGGTGCTCGACCTGGCCGCGGCCACCGGCGACCCGGTGCACGCCACCGGCACGCTCAACGCCTTCCTCGCCCGCGGGCCACGCGCCTGGGCGGAGCTGCGGGCGCAGCTGACCGGCTGGGTCACCGACCCGGCGCACCGGGGCGCCGTCGAGCCGCACCTGCACCCGCGGGACGGCGTCGCGCTGCACCTGCCGGTCGAGGTCGCCGACTACGTCGACTTCTACAGCTCCCGGCACCACGCGGAGAACCTCGGCCGGATCCTCCGCCCGGGAACCCCGCCGCTGAGCCCCAACTGGCGGCACCTGCCGATCGGTTACCACGGCCGGGCCGGCTCGGTCGCGGTCTCCGGCACCGCCGTCGTCCGGCCGCACGGGCAGTCGCAGACCCGGGACGAGCCGCCGGTGTTCGGCCCGACGCAGCGGCTGGACCTGGAGGCCGAGGTCGGCTTCGTCGTCGGCGCCGGCTCCGCCCCCGGCACGCCGGTGCCGGTCAGCGCCTTCCCCGACCACGTGTTCGGCGTCTGCCTGGTCAACGACTGGTCGGCCCGCGACCTGCAGGCCTGGGAGTACCAGCCGCTCGGGCCGTTCCTCAGCAAGTCCTTCCTCACCTCGGTCTCGCCGTGGGTGGTGCCGCTGGCCGCACTGGCGGCCGCCCGGGTGCCGGCGCCGGAGCGCGACCCCGAGCCGCTGCCCTACCTGCGCGACGACGACCACCCGTGGGGGCTCGACCTGGCGCTGGAGGTGCGGGTCAACGGGCACCTGGTCAGCTGCCCGCCCTTCGGCTGCACGTACTGGACCGGCGCGCAGCAGCTGGCGCACCTCACCGTCAACGGCGCGGCGCTGCGGACCGGCGACCTCTACGCCTCCGGCACCGTCTCCGGGCCCGCGCCGGACCAGTGGGGGTCGCTGGTCGAGCTGTCCTGGGGTGGGAGGCAGCCGTTGCCGCTGCCCGACGGCACCGCCCGCACCTTCCTGGAGGACGGCGACGTCGTGACGATCACCGCCACCGCGCCGGGCACCGACGGCAGCCGGATCGGCCTGGGCGAGGTGACCGGCCGGGTGGAACCGGCCCGCTGCTGA